One segment of Zhihengliuella halotolerans DNA contains the following:
- a CDS encoding nicotinamide mononucleotide transporter: protein MDELFSTLFNQPFGTDSGTQVALAAISSLLTAVALMLLAHRNDLGWWAQILAVFAGPLVLALSFGYEGLYFAVPALAVAAYGLWRFSSFDLRGRFTRAVAPAPLTAGRVLTGVVVALLLTAAQWGPFLFNGYAFGAATGRIWLAYAATAVVTAAFVGIANGVRAAWIAVVIGSAGSIATLFAGTPPFGTLLTLVLQLLVAGYGFFVWGALRRSGAEPGGPGSAAQHDDGGSAAAYPPSPYRD, encoded by the coding sequence GTGGATGAGCTCTTCAGTACCCTTTTCAATCAGCCGTTCGGCACCGACTCCGGAACCCAGGTCGCGCTGGCGGCGATCAGCAGCCTGCTGACCGCTGTCGCCCTCATGCTCCTGGCCCACCGCAACGACCTCGGTTGGTGGGCGCAGATCCTCGCGGTCTTCGCCGGCCCGCTCGTGCTCGCGCTCTCCTTCGGCTACGAAGGCCTGTACTTCGCGGTCCCGGCCCTGGCGGTCGCGGCCTACGGCCTGTGGCGTTTCAGCTCGTTCGATCTCCGCGGCCGCTTCACGCGCGCCGTCGCGCCCGCGCCGCTCACGGCCGGCCGGGTCCTCACCGGCGTCGTTGTCGCGCTCCTGCTCACCGCCGCCCAGTGGGGCCCGTTCCTGTTCAACGGCTATGCGTTCGGGGCGGCCACGGGCCGCATCTGGCTCGCGTACGCGGCCACGGCCGTCGTCACGGCGGCGTTCGTGGGCATCGCGAACGGCGTGCGCGCCGCGTGGATCGCCGTCGTCATTGGCTCGGCGGGATCCATCGCCACCCTCTTCGCAGGCACTCCCCCGTTCGGCACGCTCCTGACGCTCGTGCTGCAGCTGCTCGTCGCCGGCTACGGGTTCTTCGTGTGGGGCGCGCTGCGCCGCTCCGGCGCCGAGCCGGGCGGGCCCGGCTCGGCTGCACAGCACGACGACGGCGGCTCGGCGGCCGCCTATCCGCCCAGCCCCTACCGCGACTGA
- the paaZ gene encoding phenylacetic acid degradation bifunctional protein PaaZ, which produces MTTQTAHEAPPAARRAPIVPSYVEDAWWTPSDDSRTTDVLDANTGEPVARFGSQGLDLAAMVAHARGTGQEELGKLTLHERALKLKELAMFLNERRQQLYEVSFGTGATKIDSMVDIDGGIGVLFTFSSKGRRELPNSNVVLDGPAEPLSKDGSFVGTHVYTRIPGVAAQINAFNFPVWGMLEKFAPAFIAGVPTIVKPATPTGHLTEACVRLMVDSGILPAGSLQLISGSARELLDVMDYRDMLSFTGSASTANSLKSHPNVIDGGVRFTAETDSLNAAILGPDAEPGTPEFDAFVKAVVTEMTVKAGQKCTAIRRTIVPKGREQAVVDAVSARIAQRVVVGDPRGEGTTMGALASLDQLRDVRGAVEAMLAAGGELAYGTLDAPVVRTAGGDDAVVPAGAFMSPLVLTWDDVDAEAVHSQEAFGPVTSVLGYEDVNDAVRLAARGAGSLVATVCTNDPETARALTVGIAGHHGRVHILNRETARSSTGHGSPVPHLVHGGPGRAGGGEELGGIRSVKHHMQRTALQGSPNLLTAVTGVWHAGADRVIAGSEAFGADPSNTHPFRKSLAELRVGDAFASDLRRVDLEDILAFAETTGDTFYAHTDAKAAEANPFFPGQVAHGYLLVSWAAGLFVEPAPGPVLANYGLENLRFITPVAAGDSVRVTLTAKKITPRVTDEYGEVAWDAVLHNQDGEIVANYDVLTLVEKEDTTYKNWA; this is translated from the coding sequence ATGACAACCCAGACGGCCCACGAGGCGCCCCCCGCCGCCCGCCGAGCCCCGATCGTCCCCAGCTACGTGGAGGACGCGTGGTGGACCCCCTCGGACGACAGTCGCACCACCGACGTGCTCGACGCCAACACCGGTGAGCCGGTGGCCCGCTTCGGTTCGCAGGGCCTGGACCTGGCGGCCATGGTGGCGCACGCTCGCGGAACGGGCCAGGAGGAGCTCGGGAAGCTGACGCTGCACGAGCGGGCGCTCAAGCTCAAAGAGCTCGCGATGTTCCTCAACGAGCGCCGCCAGCAGCTCTATGAGGTCTCCTTCGGCACGGGCGCGACCAAGATCGACTCCATGGTCGACATCGACGGCGGCATCGGCGTGCTGTTCACCTTCAGCTCGAAGGGGCGCCGCGAGCTGCCGAACTCCAACGTCGTCCTCGACGGCCCCGCCGAGCCGCTGTCCAAGGACGGCTCCTTCGTCGGCACCCACGTCTACACGCGCATCCCGGGCGTCGCCGCCCAGATCAACGCGTTCAATTTCCCCGTCTGGGGCATGCTCGAGAAGTTCGCCCCGGCCTTCATCGCGGGCGTCCCGACGATCGTCAAGCCCGCAACCCCGACCGGCCACCTCACCGAGGCCTGCGTGCGCCTCATGGTCGACTCCGGCATCCTGCCCGCCGGCTCCCTCCAGCTCATCTCCGGTTCGGCCCGCGAGCTGCTGGACGTCATGGACTACCGCGACATGCTCTCCTTCACCGGCTCGGCGAGCACGGCCAACAGCCTGAAGTCCCACCCGAACGTGATCGACGGCGGCGTCCGCTTCACCGCCGAGACCGACTCGCTCAACGCTGCGATTCTGGGCCCGGACGCCGAGCCCGGCACCCCCGAGTTCGACGCGTTCGTCAAGGCGGTGGTCACGGAGATGACTGTCAAGGCCGGCCAGAAGTGCACGGCCATCCGCCGAACCATCGTCCCGAAGGGCCGCGAGCAGGCCGTCGTCGACGCGGTCTCGGCGCGCATCGCCCAGCGCGTCGTGGTCGGCGACCCGCGCGGAGAAGGAACCACGATGGGTGCCCTCGCCTCGCTCGACCAGCTCCGGGACGTGCGCGGCGCGGTCGAGGCCATGCTCGCCGCCGGCGGCGAACTCGCTTACGGGACCCTCGACGCCCCCGTCGTCCGCACCGCGGGTGGGGACGACGCCGTCGTGCCCGCCGGTGCCTTCATGTCGCCCCTGGTGCTGACGTGGGACGACGTCGACGCCGAGGCCGTGCACTCGCAGGAGGCCTTCGGCCCCGTGACGAGCGTCCTCGGCTACGAGGACGTGAACGACGCCGTCCGCCTCGCCGCTCGCGGCGCCGGCTCGCTCGTCGCGACCGTCTGCACCAACGACCCGGAGACGGCCCGCGCGCTGACGGTGGGCATCGCCGGTCACCACGGCCGCGTGCACATTCTCAACCGCGAGACCGCCCGTTCCTCGACGGGGCACGGCTCGCCCGTTCCGCACCTCGTGCACGGCGGCCCCGGTCGCGCCGGCGGCGGCGAGGAGCTCGGCGGCATCCGCTCCGTCAAGCACCACATGCAGCGCACGGCCCTGCAGGGCTCACCCAACCTACTCACCGCGGTGACCGGCGTCTGGCACGCGGGCGCCGACCGCGTGATCGCCGGCAGCGAGGCATTCGGCGCCGATCCTTCCAACACGCACCCGTTCCGCAAATCGCTCGCCGAGCTGCGCGTCGGCGACGCGTTCGCCTCCGACCTGCGCCGGGTGGACCTGGAGGACATCCTCGCCTTCGCCGAGACGACCGGGGATACCTTCTACGCGCACACCGACGCGAAGGCGGCCGAGGCCAACCCGTTCTTCCCCGGCCAGGTCGCGCACGGCTACCTGCTCGTCTCGTGGGCGGCCGGGCTGTTCGTCGAGCCGGCGCCGGGGCCCGTGCTCGCCAACTACGGGCTCGAGAACCTGCGGTTCATCACCCCGGTGGCCGCCGGCGACTCGGTGCGCGTGACGTTGACCGCGAAGAAGATCACCCCGCGTGTCACCGACGAATACGGTGAGGTCGCGTGGGACGCGGTCCTGCACAACCAGGACGGGGAGATCGTCGCGAACTACGACGTCCTGACCCTCGTCGAGAAGGAAGACACGACCTACAAGAACTGGGCCTGA
- a CDS encoding thiamine pyrophosphate-dependent enzyme: MTETLPADLVGSVDTPTKTAGHVIVDTLEAHGVKRTYVVPGESYLDVLDGLHNSEIDTVVCRHEGGATYMAEADGKMHQVPGVAMVTRGPGAANAHVGLHTAWQDSTPLVLFVGLIPYEHREKEAFQEFDPKAWFGTGAKRVMVLDHAERASEIVAEAMFAAVSGRPGPVVVGLPEDIIKKQVPARLHPPIPVAYGGMTVADWKSLNEALKESEKPLFIFGGNDWTDEGAAEFTKWLESHHLPAAAEWRCEGTVPFDSPSYVGPIGYGRPKPTYDLLEETDLLVFVGTVPGDVITDGFNIRQNWDQKNFLVTIDPSLRGRSGPVSHQIVAKPDVFVRDLVRMDLDVKESWKEWTGRMRGEQEKFAALPDAAPGEGQARMATLMANLVPKLPHDAMVTFGAGEHTNWAHRYFPTNGYASMLSARNGSMGYSIPSAVAASLNYPGRTIVSIAGDGEFLMNGQELATAAQYGATPLVVVMDNQEYGTIRTHQERDYPERVSGTQLLNPDFAKMAEAFGGFGVRVERDADVPAAVEAALEASRNGSFALIHIIVEQRVKAY, translated from the coding sequence ATGACTGAAACGCTTCCGGCCGATCTGGTCGGATCCGTCGACACCCCGACCAAGACCGCCGGTCACGTCATCGTCGACACGCTCGAGGCCCACGGCGTCAAGCGCACCTATGTCGTCCCGGGCGAGAGCTACCTCGACGTTCTCGACGGCCTGCACAATTCGGAGATCGACACAGTCGTCTGCCGCCACGAGGGCGGCGCCACCTATATGGCCGAGGCCGACGGCAAGATGCACCAGGTGCCCGGCGTGGCCATGGTCACCCGCGGCCCCGGCGCCGCCAATGCCCACGTCGGGCTGCACACCGCGTGGCAGGATTCCACACCGCTGGTCCTCTTCGTCGGCCTCATACCCTACGAGCACCGCGAGAAAGAGGCCTTCCAGGAGTTCGATCCGAAGGCCTGGTTCGGCACCGGCGCGAAACGCGTCATGGTGCTCGACCACGCCGAGCGCGCCTCGGAGATCGTCGCCGAGGCGATGTTCGCCGCTGTGTCCGGCCGGCCCGGTCCCGTGGTCGTCGGGCTGCCGGAGGACATCATCAAGAAGCAGGTCCCGGCCCGGCTGCACCCGCCGATCCCCGTTGCCTACGGCGGCATGACCGTCGCCGACTGGAAGTCCCTCAACGAGGCCCTGAAGGAGTCGGAGAAGCCGCTGTTCATCTTCGGCGGAAACGACTGGACCGACGAGGGCGCGGCCGAGTTCACGAAGTGGCTCGAGTCCCACCATCTCCCCGCCGCCGCCGAGTGGCGGTGTGAAGGCACGGTCCCGTTCGACTCCCCCTCCTACGTGGGGCCGATCGGCTACGGCCGCCCGAAACCGACCTACGACCTGCTCGAGGAGACCGACCTGCTGGTCTTCGTCGGCACCGTCCCCGGCGACGTGATCACGGACGGCTTCAACATCCGGCAGAACTGGGACCAGAAGAACTTCCTCGTCACGATCGACCCGTCGCTGCGCGGTCGTTCCGGCCCCGTCTCCCACCAGATCGTCGCGAAGCCGGACGTGTTCGTGCGCGACCTCGTCCGCATGGATCTGGACGTCAAGGAGTCCTGGAAGGAGTGGACGGGCCGCATGCGCGGCGAGCAGGAGAAGTTCGCCGCGCTGCCGGACGCGGCCCCGGGCGAGGGCCAGGCGCGCATGGCTACCCTCATGGCCAACCTCGTCCCGAAGCTGCCGCACGACGCCATGGTCACCTTCGGCGCCGGCGAGCACACCAACTGGGCGCACCGCTACTTCCCCACCAACGGCTACGCGTCGATGCTCTCGGCCCGCAACGGCTCCATGGGCTATTCGATTCCCTCCGCCGTGGCCGCGTCGCTGAACTACCCGGGCCGGACCATCGTGTCGATCGCCGGCGATGGCGAATTCCTGATGAACGGCCAGGAGCTGGCCACCGCCGCGCAGTACGGCGCGACCCCGCTCGTCGTCGTGATGGACAACCAGGAGTACGGCACGATCCGTACGCACCAGGAGCGCGACTATCCCGAGCGCGTCTCAGGCACCCAGCTGCTGAATCCCGACTTCGCCAAGATGGCGGAGGCTTTCGGCGGCTTCGGCGTGCGCGTCGAGCGCGACGCCGACGTGCCGGCGGCCGTGGAGGCCGCCCTCGAGGCCAGCAGGAACGGCTCCTTCGCACTGATCCACATCATCGTGGAGCAGCGCGTCAAGGCCTACTAG
- a CDS encoding BCCT family transporter, whose product MTALSRLAKRWGLQTSSFLFFVSAGIVVVFAALTIAFVEPMGDAFGAASTWLLTNLGWFYIFGVSVFLLFLIYLAISRWGRVRLSEEDEGPEHSDKAWFAMLFAAGIGTILMFWAVAEPVNHFANPPRAGVEPSSIEAAQEAMGFTLYHFGLHTWTIFTLPGLAFAYFIHKRRLPPRVSSMFQPFLGEKIHGPIGRAIDVIAIVGTVLGVAVSIGLGTLQINAGLSDLLGISESAGAQLIIIGVVTGVAILSVAAGLNRGIKVLSNTNILVAIGLLLFVLITGPTLVMIKGTVESAGTYLFMLPELMFWNDTFHDTGWQGSWTVFYWAWTITWSPFVGIFIAKISKGRTIRQFITGVLGLPTLFTIVWFGIFGMGVFDIEMNGDGGLVERVVDQGDIPGAMFEFLTNFPLATLTSFVGIVLVAVFFITSMDSAGLVLDTMTNGHEDPAPTKQRVFWTFSVGLVAAALLIASGDEGLSVLQDFITVVGLPFFVLGFLMMANMLRALKEDAGELPPLRTRRWLRVLPPEEWLRRRRAGTVEDAVMVPEPVPGTEPEYSDDPVESPADADDAGIADEAPAGTGGRGAADDK is encoded by the coding sequence ATGACTGCGCTGTCAAGATTGGCCAAGCGGTGGGGGCTGCAGACGAGCTCCTTCCTCTTCTTCGTTTCAGCCGGAATCGTCGTGGTCTTCGCGGCGCTCACCATTGCGTTCGTGGAGCCGATGGGTGACGCCTTCGGTGCCGCTTCCACCTGGCTGCTGACCAACCTCGGTTGGTTCTACATATTCGGTGTCTCGGTCTTTCTCCTCTTCCTGATCTATCTGGCGATCAGCCGCTGGGGGCGGGTCAGACTCAGCGAAGAGGACGAGGGGCCGGAGCACTCGGACAAGGCGTGGTTCGCCATGCTGTTCGCGGCCGGCATCGGAACGATCCTGATGTTCTGGGCGGTCGCGGAGCCGGTCAATCATTTTGCGAACCCGCCGCGGGCCGGCGTCGAGCCGTCGAGCATCGAAGCCGCGCAGGAGGCGATGGGTTTCACGCTCTACCACTTCGGTCTGCACACGTGGACGATCTTCACCCTCCCCGGTCTGGCCTTCGCGTACTTCATCCACAAGCGGCGCCTGCCGCCTCGGGTCAGCTCGATGTTCCAGCCGTTCCTCGGTGAGAAGATCCACGGGCCGATCGGGCGGGCCATCGACGTCATCGCGATCGTCGGCACGGTGCTGGGCGTGGCGGTCTCGATCGGTCTCGGTACGCTGCAGATCAACGCCGGCCTCTCCGACCTGCTGGGCATCAGCGAGTCGGCCGGCGCCCAGCTCATCATCATCGGCGTCGTCACGGGCGTGGCCATCCTATCGGTGGCGGCGGGCCTGAACCGGGGCATCAAGGTCCTGTCCAACACCAACATCCTGGTCGCGATCGGCCTGCTGCTGTTCGTCCTCATCACGGGCCCGACCCTGGTGATGATCAAGGGCACCGTCGAGAGCGCGGGCACGTACCTCTTCATGCTGCCGGAGCTCATGTTCTGGAACGACACCTTCCACGACACGGGCTGGCAGGGCAGCTGGACGGTCTTCTACTGGGCCTGGACCATCACCTGGTCGCCGTTCGTTGGCATCTTCATCGCCAAGATCTCCAAGGGCCGCACCATCCGGCAGTTCATCACCGGTGTGCTCGGCCTGCCCACGCTCTTCACGATCGTGTGGTTCGGCATCTTCGGCATGGGCGTGTTCGATATCGAGATGAACGGCGACGGCGGGCTGGTGGAGCGCGTCGTCGACCAAGGGGACATCCCCGGCGCGATGTTCGAGTTCCTGACGAACTTCCCGCTCGCCACGCTCACCTCGTTCGTGGGCATCGTCCTGGTGGCGGTCTTCTTCATCACCTCCATGGACTCGGCCGGCCTGGTTCTCGATACCATGACCAACGGTCACGAAGATCCGGCACCCACCAAGCAGCGCGTCTTCTGGACGTTCTCGGTGGGCCTGGTGGCCGCGGCCCTGCTGATCGCCTCCGGCGACGAGGGACTGTCGGTCCTGCAGGATTTCATCACCGTGGTCGGCTTGCCGTTCTTCGTGCTCGGCTTCCTGATGATGGCCAACATGCTCCGGGCGTTGAAGGAGGACGCCGGCGAGCTGCCTCCGCTGCGGACCCGCCGGTGGCTGCGCGTCCTGCCGCCGGAGGAGTGGCTGCGCCGCCGTCGTGCCGGAACCGTGGAGGACGCGGTGATGGTCCCCGAGCCTGTTCCGGGCACCGAACCCGAGTACTCGGACGACCCGGTCGAGTCGCCTGCGGACGCGGATGACGCGGGCATCGCGGATGAAGCGCCGGCCGGCACGGGCGGGCGGGGTGCCGCGGACGACAAGTGA
- a CDS encoding TetR/AcrR family transcriptional regulator — MPTTTDTESGHNDGARRGRPGYDQETVLNIAVQVFNKHGYDATSMGTLAENLGISKSAIYHHVPSKGDLLRLALDHALAPLEAVGEDERARAGSAGERLEFFLRGTIRVLVERQQYVTLLLRLRGNTEVERSALERRRAMDRRLSDLVVAAQQEGSLREDIDPRTTTRLLFGTINSLVEWYRPDGPVSAEALEEHAIGMMLDGLHTRGK, encoded by the coding sequence ATGCCCACGACGACCGACACTGAATCCGGCCACAACGACGGCGCGCGCCGCGGCCGGCCCGGCTACGATCAGGAGACCGTGCTGAACATCGCGGTGCAGGTCTTCAACAAGCACGGCTACGACGCCACCTCCATGGGGACGCTGGCCGAGAACCTCGGCATCAGCAAGTCGGCGATCTATCACCACGTGCCGTCGAAGGGCGACCTGCTCCGGCTCGCCCTCGACCACGCGCTGGCCCCGCTCGAGGCCGTCGGCGAGGACGAACGCGCACGCGCCGGCAGCGCTGGCGAGAGGCTCGAGTTCTTCCTCCGCGGCACGATCCGCGTCCTCGTCGAGCGCCAGCAGTACGTCACGCTGCTGTTGCGCCTGCGCGGCAATACCGAGGTCGAACGTTCGGCGCTCGAGCGCCGCCGCGCGATGGACCGCCGGCTCTCCGACCTGGTCGTCGCGGCGCAGCAGGAAGGGTCGCTGCGCGAGGACATCGACCCGCGCACGACCACGCGCCTGCTCTTCGGCACCATCAACTCGTTGGTGGAGTGGTACCGCCCGGACGGCCCGGTCAGCGCCGAGGCGCTCGAGGAGCACGCCATCGGCATGATGCTCGACGGCCTGCACACCCGCGGCAAGTAG